The Pedobacter mucosus genome window below encodes:
- a CDS encoding efflux RND transporter permease subunit — MFKIFIQRPVLATVISILLVILGILGLTKLPLQQFPDIAPPSVLVTAVYPGANAETVLRSVAPSLEESINGVENMTYMSSTASNDGSLAITVFFKLGTNADQAAVNVQNRVAQATSQLPAEVVQQGVTTAKQQNSFIMAIGLYTENEAKYDQTFVANYAQINIIPEIKRIPGVGSAAIFGGVKDYSMRVWLNPTQMATYKVTPNEIMKAIQDKSLEAAPGKFGERSKEVFEYVIKYKGKLTKPDEYENIAIRSNADGSILHLKDVARIELGAYSYNSITRLNGKKGIVIGIIQLAGSNSNDIQVAINKLMAKSEKSFPAGIKKNIFYSTKVALDQSIEQVEHTLIEAFILVFIVVFLFLQDFRSTLIPAIAVPVAILGTFFFMQLFGFSINLLTLFALILAIGIVVDDAIVVVEAVHAKMEHKHLSPKAATHEAMHEITGAIISITLVMAAVFLPVGFMEGSTGVFYRQFAFTMAIAIVISAVNALTLSPALAALFLKDNHSAHGNEPAVKQGFKQKFFNGFNSSFTSLTNRYVGGLKFLIRHKWLSLGGLALITLATVLMVKTTPAGFIPTEDQGFIAISVNTPSGTSLDGTQKIMSEAENVLSKLDASRDVTAVSGFNLLTNSTSPSSAVVFVLLKPNEERGKVKNIDEIMNEVRGKLGAIAGGTFFVFSFPTVPGFSNVEALDMVLQDKTGGKLDKFSGISQQFIGELMKRPEIAVAFTSFKADYPQLQLDINDEKADQLGVNVKDILQTMQTYFGSAQASDFNRFGKYYRVVVQADVKDRADPSSIDRVFVKSNRGEMVPINTLVKLSRIYGSETASRYNLFNSISINAIPKPGFSSGDAIKAIEEVAEKQLPAGYSYEFSGQTREEIASGGQSTTIFLLCLVFIYFLLSAQYESYILPLAVILSIPAGIFGVFVAIGLTGIENNIYVQVALIMLIGLLAKNAILIVEFAVQRRRSGQSLVASALEASKSRLRPIIMTSLAFIVGLIPMMRATGPSAQGNHSISIGAAGGMISGVILGLFIIPVLFVIFQYLQEKVSKKSQEVVHYREEPVINEVYETV, encoded by the coding sequence ATGTTCAAGATATTTATACAAAGGCCCGTATTGGCAACCGTTATCTCCATATTGTTGGTGATATTGGGGATACTTGGTCTAACGAAATTGCCTTTACAACAGTTTCCTGATATTGCGCCGCCATCGGTTTTGGTAACGGCCGTTTATCCAGGAGCAAATGCCGAAACGGTTTTGCGTTCTGTTGCTCCATCGCTTGAAGAATCTATCAACGGCGTGGAAAACATGACTTACATGAGTTCTACAGCCAGTAATGATGGTTCATTAGCGATTACCGTTTTCTTTAAATTGGGAACAAATGCAGATCAAGCTGCTGTGAATGTTCAAAATAGGGTAGCGCAAGCCACCAGTCAGTTGCCGGCAGAAGTTGTTCAACAAGGTGTAACCACAGCCAAACAACAGAATAGCTTTATTATGGCTATCGGGTTATACACAGAAAATGAAGCAAAATACGATCAGACATTTGTGGCTAATTATGCTCAGATTAACATTATTCCAGAAATTAAACGAATTCCCGGAGTAGGATCTGCTGCTATTTTTGGTGGTGTAAAAGATTATTCGATGCGTGTGTGGTTAAATCCAACGCAAATGGCAACTTATAAAGTTACGCCGAACGAAATCATGAAAGCCATTCAGGATAAAAGTTTGGAAGCTGCGCCGGGTAAATTTGGCGAGCGAAGCAAAGAAGTTTTTGAATATGTAATTAAGTATAAAGGAAAGTTAACTAAACCTGATGAATATGAAAATATAGCTATACGTTCGAATGCTGATGGATCAATTTTACACTTAAAAGATGTTGCCAGAATTGAACTTGGTGCTTATTCTTACAATAGCATTACCCGTTTAAATGGTAAAAAAGGTATCGTTATTGGGATTATTCAACTTGCAGGTTCAAACTCTAACGATATACAGGTGGCCATAAATAAACTGATGGCCAAATCAGAAAAAAGTTTTCCAGCGGGAATCAAGAAAAATATTTTCTATAGTACTAAGGTTGCTCTAGATCAATCTATTGAGCAAGTTGAGCATACTTTAATTGAAGCCTTTATTTTGGTTTTCATTGTGGTGTTTTTGTTTTTACAAGATTTCAGGTCGACATTAATACCAGCGATTGCCGTTCCTGTGGCGATTTTAGGAACGTTCTTCTTTATGCAGCTGTTCGGATTTTCGATAAATCTGCTAACCTTATTTGCTTTAATTCTTGCCATTGGTATTGTGGTTGATGATGCTATTGTGGTCGTCGAGGCGGTACACGCCAAAATGGAGCACAAACATTTATCGCCAAAAGCGGCAACACATGAGGCGATGCACGAAATTACCGGTGCAATTATTTCCATCACATTGGTTATGGCAGCGGTATTTTTACCAGTTGGTTTTATGGAAGGTTCAACCGGGGTTTTCTACCGACAGTTTGCCTTTACGATGGCAATTGCGATTGTAATATCAGCGGTCAATGCTTTAACTTTAAGTCCGGCATTAGCGGCATTATTTTTAAAAGACAACCATTCGGCACATGGAAATGAACCTGCAGTTAAACAAGGATTCAAACAAAAATTCTTTAACGGATTTAACAGCAGTTTTACCTCTTTAACCAATCGTTATGTTGGTGGTTTAAAATTTTTAATTCGCCACAAATGGTTAAGTCTAGGCGGTTTGGCTTTAATTACTTTGGCTACGGTTTTAATGGTTAAAACCACACCAGCAGGATTTATTCCTACTGAAGATCAGGGATTTATTGCCATTTCAGTTAATACGCCTTCAGGAACATCGTTAGATGGAACCCAGAAAATAATGAGTGAGGCAGAAAATGTTTTGAGTAAGCTCGATGCTTCAAGAGATGTAACCGCTGTTTCAGGTTTCAACTTATTAACCAATTCAACCAGTCCATCGTCAGCAGTTGTTTTTGTGCTGCTTAAGCCGAATGAAGAACGTGGAAAGGTCAAGAATATTGACGAAATCATGAATGAAGTTCGTGGAAAGTTAGGCGCCATTGCAGGCGGAACCTTCTTCGTTTTTAGTTTTCCAACGGTACCAGGTTTTAGTAATGTGGAAGCTTTGGATATGGTTTTGCAAGATAAAACTGGTGGTAAGCTGGATAAGTTCAGTGGGATCTCACAACAATTTATTGGCGAGCTAATGAAGAGACCAGAGATCGCAGTAGCTTTTACCAGTTTCAAAGCAGATTATCCACAATTGCAATTGGATATTAATGATGAAAAAGCAGATCAATTGGGCGTAAACGTGAAAGATATTTTGCAGACGATGCAAACTTATTTTGGTAGCGCACAAGCATCAGATTTTAATCGCTTTGGTAAATATTATCGTGTGGTTGTACAAGCAGATGTTAAGGATAGGGCAGACCCTTCATCAATTGACAGGGTTTTTGTAAAAAGTAATAGAGGAGAAATGGTGCCGATTAATACGCTTGTAAAACTGAGCAGAATTTATGGTTCGGAAACAGCATCGAGGTATAATTTATTCAATTCTATCTCTATCAATGCGATTCCAAAACCTGGTTTTAGTTCGGGTGATGCGATTAAAGCAATAGAAGAAGTTGCTGAAAAACAATTGCCAGCCGGATATAGCTACGAATTCTCTGGACAAACACGGGAAGAAATTGCTTCGGGTGGACAGTCGACAACCATATTTTTATTGTGTTTAGTGTTCATTTACTTCCTGCTTTCAGCACAATATGAAAGTTATATTCTACCTTTAGCGGTAATCTTATCTATCCCTGCCGGAATATTTGGCGTGTTTGTGGCGATTGGTTTAACAGGAATCGAAAACAATATTTACGTACAGGTTGCACTCATTATGCTGATCGGACTACTCGCTAAAAACGCAATTTTAATTGTAGAATTTGCAGTGCAGCGACGAAGAAGCGGACAATCATTGGTGGCATCAGCTTTAGAAGCTTCTAAATCTAGACTGCGCCCAATTATTATGACCTCATTAGCATTTATTGTTGGGTTAATCCCGATGATGCGGGCAACAGGTCCATCTGCACAGGGTAACCATTCTATAAGTATCGGCGCTGCCGGAGGAATGATTTCTGGTGTAATATTAGGATTATTTATTATCCCAGTGCTGTTTGTTATTTTCCAATATCTACAAGAAAAAGTGTCTAAAAAATCACAAGAGGTTGTTCATTACCGTGAAGAGCCTGTAATTAATGAAGTTTATGAAACGGTTTAA
- a CDS encoding efflux RND transporter periplasmic adaptor subunit, with protein MKSLHYSPPFLNAVKWFNYVKSTLTVSLVSIILISCKSSPEQSAAAPPPPVLPVSMINESSETTFIEYPASIQGAVDIDVRPQVSGYLQSVLVNEGAFVSAGQTLFKINDNPYREALNNAKASLHAAEAAILNAQLEVDKLTPLVQNKVVSEFQLKTAKTAYKIAQANAEQANASVASAKINLGYTNVKASVSGYIGRIPKKQGSLVSPADQIALTQLSDIHEVHVYFALAENDFNSFNKNYPGKSPADRIKHLPAVELVLSDNSVYPLKGKIDMIDGQFDKNTGAITLRATFLNASGTLRSGNTGKIRLGLLHDDAILVPQSATIEMQDKVFVFALSKGNKVSKTPITIIGKSGNNYLVKDGLKSGDQIVLSGLDHIQEGQVIQPEKSTDKAASLKLKN; from the coding sequence ATGAAATCGCTACATTACTCACCTCCATTCCTTAACGCTGTTAAATGGTTTAATTATGTTAAATCAACGTTAACTGTTTCTCTAGTCTCCATAATATTAATAAGCTGTAAATCTTCACCCGAGCAATCAGCAGCTGCTCCGCCACCTCCAGTATTACCTGTTAGTATGATCAACGAATCATCTGAAACTACATTTATAGAATACCCTGCATCCATTCAAGGTGCTGTTGATATTGATGTTCGTCCGCAGGTTAGCGGTTATTTACAAAGTGTTTTAGTTAACGAAGGCGCATTTGTTTCCGCCGGACAAACATTATTTAAAATTAATGATAATCCTTATCGCGAAGCCTTAAACAATGCAAAAGCAAGTTTGCATGCTGCTGAAGCTGCTATTTTAAATGCGCAATTAGAAGTAGATAAATTAACGCCATTGGTACAAAACAAGGTTGTGTCGGAGTTTCAGTTAAAAACTGCTAAAACGGCTTACAAGATTGCACAAGCAAATGCGGAACAAGCGAATGCTAGTGTTGCATCCGCAAAAATTAATTTAGGTTACACCAATGTTAAAGCTAGTGTAAGCGGTTATATTGGGCGGATTCCAAAGAAGCAGGGGAGTTTGGTTTCTCCTGCAGATCAAATAGCTTTGACACAATTATCTGATATTCATGAAGTACATGTATACTTCGCCTTAGCAGAGAACGACTTCAATAGTTTTAATAAAAATTATCCAGGTAAATCGCCTGCAGACAGAATAAAACATCTTCCGGCGGTGGAGTTGGTTTTATCAGATAATTCTGTTTATCCTTTAAAAGGAAAAATTGATATGATTGATGGTCAGTTTGATAAAAACACTGGCGCAATAACGCTTAGAGCAACTTTCTTAAATGCTAGTGGAACATTACGGTCAGGAAATACAGGCAAAATCCGTTTAGGTTTATTACATGATGATGCGATTTTAGTTCCGCAATCGGCAACTATTGAAATGCAGGATAAAGTTTTTGTTTTCGCTTTAAGCAAAGGCAATAAAGTAAGTAAAACACCTATCACCATAATCGGGAAAAGCGGCAACAATTATCTTGTAAAAGATGGATTAAAATCTGGAGATCAGATCGTTTTAAGCGGCTTAGACCACATTCAAGAAGGACAAGTTATACAACCAGAAAAATCTACGGATAAAGCAGCAAGTTTAAAGCTGAAAAATTAA
- a CDS encoding TetR/AcrR family transcriptional regulator, whose amino-acid sequence MGSKERILRLKDETRIKILDAALNIVQTEGWQSLSMRKIADQIEYTAPIIYEYFSNKEGILLELTRRGYLILAKDIREARDKNESPELKMEAMWVAYWNFAFANKEFYQLMYGVDMVCCSVKSAMPEAESVGNMLGDVIESLFDKQPVSDDDICRKYYTYWSIIHGLISINLVRPDGRTTDELNQQILKDAIKGITLSINN is encoded by the coding sequence ATGGGAAGTAAAGAAAGAATTCTACGTTTAAAAGATGAAACCAGAATAAAAATTCTGGATGCGGCCTTAAATATCGTTCAAACTGAAGGTTGGCAGTCTTTAAGTATGCGTAAAATTGCCGATCAGATTGAATACACTGCACCAATTATTTACGAATACTTCTCGAATAAAGAAGGGATTTTATTAGAATTGACCAGAAGAGGTTATTTAATTTTAGCAAAAGATATTCGCGAAGCAAGAGACAAAAATGAATCTCCCGAATTAAAAATGGAGGCCATGTGGGTTGCCTATTGGAACTTCGCTTTTGCTAATAAAGAGTTTTATCAATTGATGTACGGTGTAGATATGGTTTGTTGCAGTGTTAAAAGTGCAATGCCTGAAGCCGAAAGTGTAGGCAATATGCTGGGCGACGTTATTGAATCTCTATTTGATAAACAGCCTGTATCGGATGATGACATCTGTAGAAAATATTATACTTATTGGTCTATCATTCATGGATTGATCTCGATTAATTTAGTCCGCCCAGATGGTAGAACGACAGATGAGTTAAACCAACAAATTTTAAAAGATGCTATTAAAGGCATTACATTATCAATAAACAACTAA
- a CDS encoding glycosyltransferase family 39 protein has translation MFEINSKPLLQKRQIASVEPNGIFKFISTNYTLKEKLLSVTILITLLQFLLHLGSINAYGFHQDELLYMALSEHLSWGYRETPPFIAFMGALGKTVFGNSLTATRIIPALCAGAIVHLTGVITIRLNGKYLAVIIACTTVAFSPAFLATGALFIPQVFDELFWLLSAYLLICFVQKGTDKYLYVLGLVIGIGILVKYTIVIYILGMLFGLSLSDGGRKIWSRKSFYVSIFISFLVILPHIIWQFQNGFPALMHFQELKETQLIYISPIDFTFQQLVVNGTGVFVWLAGIWYLSRNNEFKDYRFLLWGFIIVMTTLVILNGKPYYGFGAFPALFAIGGIYLERVFRTFTKTFKSSFIGVMQIPNLFLSLVVLPYLPIENASAVFEWTYTHLNIQFPLKWEDQKIHNMNQNYADMIGWDELASKVSRIYLSMDAKQRQQTIFYIEGYGAAGAADYYCEQYPLPKIVSLSSSFAMWAPSKINAKNIIFFSTIGNLPAAMKANSRLVDKINNRFSRVYGEGIYLVKNIHPNAKNWYASQWKKTHYISIDLYKKYVDVF, from the coding sequence ATGTTCGAAATTAATTCAAAGCCATTACTTCAAAAAAGACAGATAGCATCTGTTGAGCCAAATGGAATTTTTAAATTTATTTCAACAAATTACACACTAAAAGAAAAACTTTTATCTGTTACAATACTCATTACGCTTTTACAATTTTTACTGCATTTAGGCTCCATTAATGCCTATGGGTTTCATCAGGATGAATTACTGTATATGGCATTGAGCGAACATTTATCTTGGGGCTATCGGGAAACGCCACCATTTATAGCTTTTATGGGCGCCTTAGGTAAAACTGTTTTCGGCAATTCTTTAACTGCTACCAGAATCATACCGGCATTATGTGCTGGAGCGATTGTACATTTAACAGGAGTGATTACGATTCGGCTGAACGGAAAATATTTAGCGGTAATTATTGCCTGTACAACGGTGGCTTTTTCACCAGCATTCCTAGCAACAGGAGCCTTATTTATCCCGCAAGTTTTTGATGAACTTTTTTGGCTGTTATCCGCTTACCTTCTAATTTGTTTTGTTCAAAAAGGTACAGATAAATATTTATATGTCCTTGGGTTAGTAATTGGCATTGGTATTTTAGTGAAATACACTATTGTAATTTACATTCTTGGGATGCTTTTTGGCTTGTCTCTAAGTGATGGGGGACGAAAAATATGGAGTAGAAAGTCATTTTACGTTTCGATTTTTATTTCATTTTTAGTTATTCTACCTCACATCATATGGCAATTTCAAAACGGTTTTCCTGCACTCATGCACTTTCAGGAGCTTAAAGAAACTCAGCTTATTTATATTAGTCCAATAGATTTTACATTTCAACAATTGGTTGTAAATGGAACAGGAGTCTTTGTTTGGCTTGCCGGAATATGGTATTTAAGTCGTAATAACGAATTTAAAGATTATAGATTTCTGTTATGGGGATTCATAATTGTGATGACTACGTTAGTCATTTTAAATGGCAAACCATATTATGGATTTGGAGCATTTCCGGCTCTATTCGCAATTGGCGGTATATATTTAGAGCGTGTTTTCCGCACCTTTACCAAAACGTTTAAAAGTTCATTTATTGGAGTAATGCAAATTCCTAATCTCTTTTTATCACTTGTTGTGCTTCCATATTTGCCTATTGAGAATGCGTCTGCAGTATTTGAATGGACTTATACCCATCTCAACATACAATTTCCGTTAAAATGGGAAGACCAGAAAATTCATAATATGAATCAAAATTATGCAGATATGATCGGCTGGGATGAATTGGCAAGTAAAGTATCACGCATCTACCTTTCTATGGATGCAAAGCAACGCCAGCAAACCATATTTTATATTGAAGGTTATGGAGCGGCAGGTGCGGCAGATTATTATTGCGAACAATATCCTTTGCCGAAAATTGTTTCACTCTCTAGTAGTTTCGCCATGTGGGCACCGAGTAAAATAAACGCTAAAAATATCATCTTCTTTTCCACCATTGGTAATTTGCCTGCAGCAATGAAAGCCAATAGCCGTTTAGTGGATAAAATTAATAATCGATTCTCAAGGGTATATGGTGAAGGAATTTATCTTGTAAAAAATATTCATCCAAATGCTAAAAATTGGTACGCAAGCCAATGGAAAAAAACACATTACATTTCTATTGATTTGTATAAGAAGTATGTTGATGTTTTTTAA
- a CDS encoding transporter → MKKFYLFLFAIFLINNVSLAQSDKHYSLFHPVPKASLREMETDRPDVTESPITVDAGHFQFESDLGRLDRSVSNSSSINTYLLNQANLKLGITNSTAIQVVVQSFAFSNEKEFDSGNIERNHGFGDLIVRIKQNLLGNDKGKFAISILPFIKFPTSNAEEDEQYEGGIIVPMSLKLPGEFHLGMQIEADRLQDDEGTALHNQLLQSLTLSHQLAKHLDGIAETYYTYDLKASHWNNFLNAALQLEIAKDVKIDGGLNYGIQHDAMKSYFVGLSFRL, encoded by the coding sequence ATGAAAAAGTTCTACCTATTCTTATTTGCCATATTTTTAATAAATAATGTTTCTTTAGCGCAGAGCGATAAACACTATAGTCTTTTTCATCCTGTACCGAAAGCTAGTTTACGCGAAATGGAAACAGATCGGCCTGATGTTACGGAGTCGCCAATTACAGTAGATGCAGGTCATTTTCAATTTGAAAGCGATTTAGGTAGGTTAGATCGGAGCGTTTCTAATTCATCTTCCATAAATACCTATTTATTAAACCAAGCTAATTTGAAACTCGGAATTACCAATTCTACCGCTATTCAAGTGGTGGTTCAAAGTTTTGCTTTTTCAAATGAGAAGGAATTTGATAGCGGAAATATAGAGCGTAACCATGGTTTTGGTGATCTAATTGTACGTATCAAACAAAACTTACTAGGTAACGATAAAGGAAAATTTGCCATTTCCATATTACCATTTATAAAGTTTCCAACTTCAAATGCAGAAGAAGATGAACAATATGAAGGTGGGATAATTGTACCAATGTCGCTTAAGTTGCCTGGAGAATTTCATTTAGGTATGCAGATAGAAGCAGATCGTTTACAAGATGATGAAGGAACCGCGTTGCATAATCAATTATTGCAATCTTTAACCTTAAGTCATCAATTAGCTAAGCACTTAGATGGAATTGCTGAAACATATTACACATATGACCTTAAAGCAAGCCATTGGAATAATTTTCTTAATGCTGCACTTCAGCTAGAAATTGCAAAAGATGTAAAAATTGATGGGGGCTTAAATTATGGTATTCAGCATGATGCTATGAAAAGTTATTTTGTGGGATTATCATTCAGGCTATAA
- a CDS encoding glycosyltransferase family 1 protein, which yields MKETRMLATQNLICFSHLRWDFVYQRPQHLLSRFSDANKVYFMEEPVFVECEKASFLYSERMRNLTVMIPQLPHGLSESQIEQTLTSLLKQFFALENMSKWIFWYYTPIALKFSDNFNPGLIIYDCMDELSAFKFAPESLKEMEKKLMDKADVVFTGGQSLYEAKKDRHSNIWPAPSSIDKKHWATARNKKNEPDDQSKIKGVKIGFYGVIDERFDLDLIKNLAENRPEWNIILIGPVVKIDPNSLPRNENIHYLGSRDYASLPSYLAGWNVALIPFAINESTKFISPTKTPEYLAAGIPVVSTAIRDVVIPYGVKKIVHIADDHRGFIKAIETELASANKSEWLHLADSFLEDNSWDKTYEFMVKQMALTKSTQDSLSIAN from the coding sequence ATGAAAGAAACAAGAATGCTCGCCACACAAAACCTAATCTGTTTTTCACACTTAAGATGGGATTTTGTTTACCAACGCCCTCAACACCTTCTATCGCGTTTTTCGGATGCTAATAAGGTTTATTTTATGGAAGAGCCTGTTTTTGTTGAATGTGAGAAAGCAAGCTTTTTGTATAGTGAGCGGATGAGGAATTTAACGGTTATGATTCCACAACTTCCTCACGGACTTTCGGAAAGCCAAATTGAACAAACATTAACGAGCCTTTTAAAACAGTTTTTCGCACTCGAAAATATGTCGAAGTGGATTTTCTGGTATTATACACCAATCGCCTTAAAATTTTCTGATAATTTTAATCCTGGGTTGATTATTTATGACTGCATGGATGAACTTTCAGCTTTCAAATTTGCGCCAGAATCTTTAAAAGAGATGGAGAAAAAACTCATGGATAAAGCCGATGTAGTATTCACTGGCGGACAATCATTATATGAGGCAAAAAAAGATAGGCATTCTAATATTTGGCCAGCTCCAAGTAGTATTGATAAGAAGCACTGGGCTACAGCTAGAAATAAAAAAAATGAGCCTGATGATCAGTCAAAAATCAAAGGTGTAAAAATTGGTTTTTACGGTGTTATTGATGAGCGTTTTGATTTAGATCTAATAAAAAATCTTGCAGAAAATCGTCCGGAGTGGAATATAATTTTGATTGGGCCGGTTGTGAAAATAGATCCAAACTCACTTCCACGAAATGAAAATATTCATTATTTAGGATCACGAGATTATGCAAGTTTACCGAGTTACTTAGCAGGATGGAACGTTGCATTAATTCCTTTTGCTATTAATGAATCAACTAAATTTATCAGTCCTACCAAAACACCAGAATACCTTGCGGCGGGTATACCAGTTGTTTCGACCGCGATACGTGACGTGGTGATCCCTTATGGTGTTAAAAAAATTGTTCACATTGCTGATGATCATAGAGGTTTTATAAAAGCAATTGAAACAGAATTGGCAAGCGCAAATAAATCTGAATGGTTACACCTTGCTGATAGTTTTCTTGAAGATAATTCTTGGGATAAAACTTATGAATTCATGGTAAAACAAATGGCTTTAACCAAATCTACTCAAGATTCACTTTCTATCGCCAATTAA
- a CDS encoding response regulator transcription factor: protein MTNVLIIEEDPLERRAIIEIIQAHQNTIIPFEFEDPHLAIEKIRLNEIEVDLIITALELENVDGSAIVQLIAELTPQTPVIVMSNIDKVFSVKNALGKGARGYLLKNSRRSELLFAISYINDGGSYVSADIAIKSLKSNVQINEYNSFIQSSIKLSKVEKQVIEGVANGLTNSEIGEKLFMGKRTIEGIRGKLLIKTKTPNSAALVSYAFRNGYIN from the coding sequence ATGACAAATGTGTTAATAATTGAAGAGGATCCTTTAGAAAGAAGAGCAATTATAGAAATTATACAGGCTCATCAAAACACAATAATCCCTTTTGAATTTGAAGACCCTCATTTAGCGATCGAAAAAATTCGTTTAAATGAGATTGAAGTAGATTTAATTATTACAGCACTAGAATTAGAAAATGTAGATGGAAGCGCAATTGTACAGTTAATTGCTGAATTAACACCGCAGACTCCGGTTATCGTAATGTCGAATATAGACAAGGTTTTTTCTGTAAAAAATGCCCTTGGTAAAGGTGCAAGAGGGTATTTGTTAAAAAATAGCAGACGATCGGAACTGCTTTTTGCAATATCTTACATAAATGATGGTGGCTCTTATGTAAGTGCTGATATCGCCATTAAATCATTAAAAAGTAATGTTCAAATTAATGAATATAATTCTTTTATACAATCATCGATTAAGTTATCAAAGGTAGAAAAACAGGTTATTGAAGGTGTAGCAAACGGGCTAACAAATTCGGAAATTGGCGAAAAATTGTTTATGGGTAAACGCACAATTGAAGGTATTCGAGGTAAACTTCTAATAAAAACTAAAACGCCAAATTCTGCTGCATTAGTAAGTTATGCCTTTCGAAATGGCTACATAAATTAA
- a CDS encoding glycoside hydrolase family 88/105 protein: protein MLCIFALILLSYPSFAQYITKKGNDVTTPLHLLKPNYTIPYGETKTTDIKASLDKIFNYLDQNTPFQLIDKTTGTIISDLKKANSNSVFKPGDYRLTSYEWGVTYTGMLEVAAATGDKKYSTYTINRVNFLADVAAAYQNYLKSNAGAETPVRSILTPHALDDAGSIAASMIKAQRTGGTKPSLRPVIDHYLNYIMTKEFRLKDGTLARNRPLPNTLWLDDLYMSLPAIAQMGVLTGESRYFDEAVKQYQLFAEKMFNTEKGLYMHGWVQDMDPHPQFHWARANGWALMTKIELLDALPANHPGRPIILKMLKAHIIGLSKLQDKTGFWHQLLDRNDSYLETSATAIYTYCIARAINKGWIDAKAYGPMALLAWNAVNTKINENGQVEGTCVGTGMGFDPAFYYYRPVNVFAAHSYGPVLLAGAETFRMLQQHPFKINDSAVQIEK from the coding sequence ATGCTTTGCATTTTTGCGCTGATTTTATTAAGCTATCCATCCTTTGCGCAATATATCACAAAGAAAGGCAACGATGTTACCACACCGCTTCATTTATTGAAGCCTAATTATACCATACCATACGGTGAAACTAAAACAACAGATATCAAAGCTTCACTGGATAAAATCTTTAATTATCTTGATCAAAATACTCCCTTTCAATTAATTGATAAAACCACTGGAACAATAATTTCCGATTTAAAAAAAGCTAATTCGAATTCTGTATTTAAACCAGGCGATTATCGTTTAACCAGTTACGAATGGGGCGTTACCTATACAGGAATGCTGGAAGTTGCTGCTGCCACGGGCGATAAAAAGTATAGCACTTACACTATTAATCGAGTTAATTTTCTTGCAGATGTAGCTGCTGCCTATCAAAATTATTTAAAATCAAATGCCGGTGCCGAAACTCCGGTGCGTTCTATACTTACGCCGCATGCCTTAGATGATGCTGGTTCCATTGCGGCATCGATGATTAAAGCACAGAGAACTGGTGGAACCAAGCCAAGTCTTCGGCCGGTAATTGATCATTATCTAAACTACATCATGACTAAAGAATTCCGGTTAAAAGACGGAACGCTTGCAAGGAACAGGCCCTTACCAAATACGCTTTGGCTAGATGATTTGTATATGAGTTTACCAGCCATTGCCCAAATGGGTGTGCTTACCGGTGAATCTCGATACTTTGATGAAGCGGTGAAGCAATATCAACTTTTCGCTGAAAAAATGTTCAATACTGAAAAAGGCTTATACATGCATGGTTGGGTTCAGGATATGGATCCACACCCACAGTTTCATTGGGCAAGAGCAAATGGTTGGGCATTAATGACGAAAATTGAACTTCTCGATGCATTACCTGCCAATCATCCTGGAAGACCAATAATTTTAAAAATGTTGAAAGCACATATAATCGGACTATCGAAGTTACAAGATAAAACAGGATTTTGGCATCAGCTTTTAGATCGTAATGATTCATATTTAGAAACTTCTGCAACTGCAATTTATACTTATTGTATCGCCCGGGCAATTAATAAAGGCTGGATTGATGCGAAAGCATATGGCCCAATGGCTTTGTTGGCATGGAATGCTGTGAACACAAAAATTAACGAAAACGGCCAAGTAGAAGGTACTTGTGTAGGAACAGGAATGGGTTTTGATCCGGCTTTTTATTATTACAGACCTGTTAATGTTTTTGCAGCTCATAGTTATGGGCCAGTGCTTTTGGCTGGAGCCGAAACCTTCCGCATGCTTCAACAGCATCCTTTTAAAATTAATGATAGCGCAGTCCAAATTGAGAAATAA